The Sphingorhabdus sp. Alg231-15 genome has a segment encoding these proteins:
- a CDS encoding glycerophosphodiester phosphodiesterase family protein: MSLSSQLDAMLAPAPDPARVAFLKGQPYAHRGLHGNGVLENSPTAFEAAIKLGHGIECDVQAAEDGTAFVFHDFELDRLTAQQGMLANLRASDIDKIDLKDGHGKIPRLRAVLTQIGGQVPILIEIKSKDRRVGPLCLSVRRALEGYSGKAAIMSFNPLVSAWFRKNAAHIVRGLVVTEEDSKNLKGQIARHQSLWTAKPDFLAYDVRDFPSSFAASNRARGLPVVTWTVRTASQEKIAKIHADEPVYELPQT; this comes from the coding sequence TTGTCGCTATCAAGCCAGCTTGATGCGATGCTGGCACCGGCGCCGGATCCAGCCCGGGTCGCGTTTCTCAAAGGACAACCTTATGCCCATCGTGGGTTGCATGGAAACGGCGTCTTAGAGAATAGTCCGACCGCTTTTGAAGCTGCGATAAAGCTTGGTCATGGTATCGAATGTGATGTCCAGGCTGCCGAAGACGGCACCGCGTTCGTCTTTCACGATTTTGAGCTCGATCGGTTAACGGCACAACAAGGCATGCTGGCCAATTTGCGCGCGTCCGATATTGACAAGATTGACCTCAAGGATGGCCATGGGAAGATCCCGCGCCTCCGTGCCGTACTTACACAGATTGGCGGGCAGGTGCCGATACTGATCGAGATTAAATCCAAGGACAGGCGCGTCGGTCCGCTATGCTTATCGGTCCGCCGGGCATTGGAAGGCTATTCCGGCAAGGCAGCGATTATGTCATTCAATCCACTTGTCTCCGCATGGTTTCGCAAAAATGCGGCGCATATCGTGCGTGGATTGGTTGTCACGGAGGAAGATAGTAAAAACCTCAAAGGACAGATTGCACGGCATCAAAGCCTGTGGACGGCAAAGCCTGATTTTCTCGCCTATGATGTCCGGGACTTTCCTTCCTCATTCGCCGCGTCCAACCGGGCACGTGGTCTACCGGTCGTTACCTGGACCGTTCGCACGGCAAGTCAGGAAAAAATTGCAAAGATTCATGCTGATGAACCGGTTTATGAGTTACCGCAGACCTGA
- a CDS encoding Atu1372/SO_1960 family protein: MIDNVEKALNAKGIELPKAAAPVASYVPAVEINGLLHISGQVSMADGKLITGRLGDGMTLEEGQDAAKACALMIAAQIKQAAGSLDRVDRIVKLGVFVNSTAEYTDHPKVANGCSDMMEVIFGAAGQHARSAVGVAALPLGVAVEVDAIVAIKPA, from the coding sequence ATGATAGATAATGTTGAAAAAGCATTGAACGCCAAAGGTATCGAGCTGCCCAAAGCGGCGGCACCGGTCGCATCCTATGTCCCGGCAGTCGAAATAAACGGCTTGCTCCATATTAGCGGACAGGTCTCGATGGCGGACGGCAAGCTGATCACCGGCCGATTGGGCGATGGCATGACCCTCGAAGAGGGCCAGGATGCCGCGAAAGCCTGTGCCCTGATGATTGCTGCACAGATCAAACAAGCGGCTGGATCACTGGACCGGGTAGACCGGATCGTAAAGCTCGGTGTGTTCGTGAACAGTACGGCTGAATATACCGATCATCCGAAAGTCGCCAATGGATGCTCCGACATGATGGAGGTCATTTTTGGCGCGGCCGGACAACATGCCCGCAGTGCAGTTGGCGTTGCCGCCCTGCCGCTTGGCGTGGCGGTAGAGGTAGACGCAATTGTCGCTATCAAGCCAGCTTGA
- a CDS encoding DUF3572 family protein has protein sequence METNSNISAESEILALQALGWVLQDEDRAQRLLALTGLDPRELRSGLEDPAMLSSLLGFLANHEPDLVSCAESIGVPPEKLAAAAQYLNNSGDVL, from the coding sequence ATGGAAACAAACAGCAATATCTCCGCAGAATCTGAAATTTTGGCGCTGCAGGCGCTGGGCTGGGTGTTGCAGGATGAAGATCGTGCCCAGCGTTTGCTGGCGTTGACCGGGCTGGATCCCAGAGAATTAAGGTCAGGGTTGGAAGATCCCGCAATGCTGTCCTCGCTCCTGGGTTTTCTCGCCAATCATGAACCCGATCTCGTCTCCTGCGCAGAATCGATTGGCGTTCCGCCCGAAAAACTTGCGGCAGCCGCCCAATATCTGAACAATTCAGGAGATGTTTTATGA
- a CDS encoding response regulator has protein sequence MAKRVLVVEDNELNLKLFCDLLRAHGFVVEPVKDGREVLEKARSFVPNLVIMDIQLPHVSGLELIEQIKKDVQLKIIPIMAVTAYAGKGDEDRILSAGAEAYVSKPISVAKFIESVQGVLQR, from the coding sequence GTGGCGAAAAGAGTTTTAGTTGTTGAGGATAACGAGCTGAACCTGAAACTGTTCTGCGACCTGCTGCGCGCGCATGGTTTTGTCGTCGAACCGGTCAAGGATGGACGGGAAGTACTGGAAAAAGCGCGCAGTTTTGTGCCCAATCTCGTGATCATGGACATTCAGCTGCCTCATGTCAGTGGGTTGGAGCTGATCGAGCAAATCAAGAAAGATGTTCAGCTCAAGATCATCCCGATCATGGCTGTAACGGCCTATGCGGGCAAGGGCGATGAAGACCGGATTTTAAGCGCCGGAGCAGAAGCCTATGTTTCAAAGCCAATATCGGTGGCGAAGTTTATCGAATCGGTACAGGGTGTCCTGCAACGCTAA
- the rpmG gene encoding 50S ribosomal protein L33, whose amino-acid sequence MAKPANVKIKLVSTADTGFFYVTRKNPRNLTEKMVQRKYDPIVRKHVEFKEAKIK is encoded by the coding sequence ATGGCGAAACCAGCCAATGTAAAAATCAAACTCGTCAGCACGGCGGATACCGGCTTTTTTTACGTAACCCGTAAAAACCCGCGCAATCTCACCGAAAAAATGGTGCAGCGCAAATATGATCCGATTGTGCGCAAGCATGTCGAGTTCAAAGAAGCGAAAATCAAGTAA
- a CDS encoding TMEM165/GDT1 family protein translates to MDAFLTSLFALLLAEIGDRPQILCAALAIRYGRVVPIIWGLGLATLLNCLISALGGSVVNDWISEEPLRLFYALSLLFAGIGMVAWRRPVDLLEKWTLGPFWTSFLGLFILQFGDKGQFILAATAARTDAWAFAAAGGWIGVMAACVPALILHEKLAEMLPIKAIRNTGGGIFLIIGTVMALSAWGII, encoded by the coding sequence GTGGATGCATTTCTAACCTCCTTATTCGCGTTGCTTCTGGCGGAAATTGGCGATCGCCCACAGATATTATGTGCCGCTCTTGCCATTCGTTATGGCCGAGTTGTCCCGATTATCTGGGGATTGGGCTTGGCAACATTGCTCAATTGCCTGATCTCCGCGCTCGGCGGATCGGTTGTGAACGACTGGATCAGCGAGGAGCCATTGCGGCTCTTCTACGCCCTGTCCTTGCTTTTCGCAGGTATCGGCATGGTAGCATGGCGGCGGCCGGTTGATTTGCTAGAGAAGTGGACATTGGGGCCGTTCTGGACGTCGTTTCTGGGGCTCTTCATCCTGCAATTTGGAGACAAGGGGCAGTTCATATTGGCGGCAACCGCAGCACGCACCGACGCCTGGGCCTTCGCCGCAGCAGGCGGCTGGATAGGGGTGATGGCGGCTTGCGTTCCCGCATTGATATTACATGAAAAACTGGCCGAGATGCTTCCGATTAAGGCTATTCGTAACACGGGAGGCGGGATATTCCTCATCATTGGCACTGTGATGGCCTTGAGTGCGTGGGGAATTATCTAA
- a CDS encoding Dps family protein: MTTGDNARKALAEALNVVLADSFALYFKTKNFHWHVSGPHFREYHLLFDEQAAQILLTTDAIAERVRKNGQRTLTSIGDISKRQNIADNDAEKLSATQMLIELRQDNLTLIANLRVAKELAGDAGDNATDGIIDDWTDQAEQRAWFLLETVQND, translated from the coding sequence ATGACAACTGGTGACAATGCAAGAAAAGCGCTCGCCGAAGCCCTGAATGTGGTTTTGGCTGATAGTTTTGCCCTTTATTTCAAGACAAAAAACTTCCACTGGCACGTTTCGGGCCCCCACTTTCGTGAGTATCATTTGTTGTTTGACGAGCAAGCAGCTCAGATATTGTTGACGACAGATGCAATTGCCGAGCGAGTCCGCAAAAATGGTCAACGGACACTGACATCCATTGGTGACATATCAAAGCGACAGAATATCGCCGACAATGACGCCGAGAAACTGTCCGCGACACAGATGCTCATCGAGTTACGTCAAGATAATTTGACGCTGATCGCCAATTTGCGGGTAGCAAAGGAGTTGGCGGGAGATGCCGGCGATAATGCCACTGACGGAATAATTGATGATTGGACGGATCAGGCGGAACAACGGGCATGGTTTCTGCTCGAAACTGTTCAAAACGACTGA